From the Nitrospirota bacterium genome, one window contains:
- a CDS encoding hydroxymethylglutaryl-CoA synthase family protein, giving the protein MASTPVGISDIGVYVPAFRLKREEIARAWGGKSGGGEKAVANFDEDALTLGAEAALAALGEPTRKSIDGLYFASTTSPYLQKQAASVIAAACDLPAQMDTIDFAGSLRGGTSALRGARNAILAGSAESILVVAADRRPTEPETPQESTSGDAAAAFLISNENIAVEIEKVSTWTDDFLDEWRKESDEFIAGDETRFGQQYGMGRVLKQAFGALSKADGFKAADLDGIILPAANAKTGQGFAKSLGLDPARQYQEVFADKTGFTGTPHIFLGLAAALAKSKPDQRYAMVGYGDGCDILLLRTTDRINDLKKKLDLEKILGFRREMKNYEEYLKVQGILGPSIPAPNVTNVLAQKEHAQNLQLHGSRCKKCGFVHFPQARVCQGCRTKDQMEEKRLSRRGKVFTMTKDYLFEGTLSPQLMAVVDLEGGGRVYTQATDCDADKFEIGMPVEMSLRWFHDGGGFRNYFWKARPARA; this is encoded by the coding sequence GTGGCGTCCACTCCGGTCGGCATTTCGGATATCGGCGTCTACGTCCCAGCCTTCCGGCTGAAGCGGGAGGAGATCGCCCGCGCTTGGGGTGGGAAGAGCGGCGGCGGCGAGAAGGCGGTCGCCAATTTTGACGAGGACGCGCTGACGCTCGGCGCCGAAGCGGCTTTGGCCGCCTTGGGCGAGCCTACGCGCAAGTCGATCGACGGCCTCTACTTCGCCTCCACGACCTCCCCGTATCTCCAGAAGCAGGCGGCGAGTGTGATCGCCGCCGCGTGCGACCTTCCCGCCCAAATGGACACGATTGATTTCGCGGGGAGTCTGCGCGGAGGAACAAGCGCTCTCCGCGGCGCGCGCAACGCGATTCTCGCCGGATCGGCCGAATCGATCCTCGTGGTGGCCGCGGACAGGCGTCCCACCGAGCCGGAAACTCCGCAGGAATCCACCTCGGGTGATGCGGCGGCGGCATTCCTGATCTCCAACGAGAATATCGCCGTCGAAATCGAGAAGGTCTCCACCTGGACCGATGATTTCCTGGACGAGTGGCGAAAGGAATCGGACGAATTCATCGCGGGTGACGAGACACGGTTCGGCCAGCAGTACGGCATGGGGCGCGTTCTCAAGCAGGCCTTTGGAGCACTCTCCAAAGCCGACGGCTTCAAGGCAGCCGACTTGGACGGGATCATTCTGCCGGCGGCGAATGCCAAGACGGGGCAAGGATTCGCGAAGAGCCTCGGGCTCGATCCTGCCCGGCAGTATCAGGAGGTATTTGCGGACAAGACCGGCTTCACGGGAACCCCGCATATCTTTTTGGGACTCGCCGCCGCGCTGGCCAAGTCTAAACCCGATCAGCGCTACGCCATGGTCGGCTACGGAGATGGATGCGACATCCTTCTGCTGCGCACGACGGATAGGATCAACGACCTCAAGAAGAAGTTGGACCTGGAAAAGATCCTCGGCTTTCGGCGCGAGATGAAAAACTACGAGGAATACCTGAAAGTCCAGGGGATCCTCGGGCCGAGCATTCCCGCGCCGAATGTCACGAACGTGCTGGCGCAGAAGGAACACGCGCAAAACCTTCAACTCCACGGGAGCCGTTGCAAGAAATGCGGTTTCGTTCACTTCCCTCAAGCACGCGTCTGCCAGGGATGTCGGACCAAGGATCAAATGGAGGAAAAGCGGCTTTCCCGCCGGGGGAAGGTTTTCACCATGACCAAGGATTATCTCTTCGAAGGCACCCTGTCTCCCCAATTGATGGCCGTTGTCGACTTGGAGGGTGGCGGACGCGTATACACCCAAGCGACCGATTGCGATGCCGACAAGTTCGAAATTGGAATGCCGGTGGAGATGTCGCTGCGCTGGTTCCACGATGGCGGCGGCTTCCGGAACTACTTCTGGAAAGCCCGACCCGCGCGAGCGTGA
- a CDS encoding SDR family NAD(P)-dependent oxidoreductase, protein MGLLDGKVAIITGGANGIGRSHCLAFAKEGAKVVVNDLGGDRSGGGGGKMAADTVVDEIKKAGGAAAPSYDNVATVEGGQNILKSALSAFGKVDILVNNAGILRDKSLAKMSEAEWDAVIAVHLKGTFCVTQPVFTWMKENGKGGRIINTTSVSGLMGNFGQANYSSAKAGIYGFTRTVSMEGMKYAITVNAIAPAALTRMTSDLAMFQGVSEEELGPQHITPIVLFLASDLSADITGKIFGTQGRHLFEYKMAVSNGVRKDSGIWSAPEIQQNIKKIMME, encoded by the coding sequence ATGGGACTACTCGACGGAAAAGTAGCAATTATCACGGGCGGAGCGAACGGCATCGGCCGGAGCCACTGCCTGGCGTTTGCGAAAGAGGGTGCCAAGGTTGTTGTGAACGACCTCGGTGGCGACCGATCCGGCGGCGGCGGCGGGAAGATGGCGGCCGATACGGTGGTCGATGAAATCAAGAAAGCCGGCGGGGCGGCCGCGCCCAGCTACGACAACGTGGCCACGGTGGAGGGCGGTCAAAACATTCTCAAGTCGGCGTTGAGCGCATTCGGGAAGGTCGACATCTTGGTCAACAACGCGGGCATCCTGCGTGACAAATCGCTGGCGAAAATGAGCGAAGCCGAATGGGACGCTGTCATCGCCGTCCACCTCAAGGGCACGTTCTGCGTCACCCAGCCCGTATTTACGTGGATGAAGGAAAACGGCAAGGGCGGCCGCATCATTAACACCACTTCGGTATCGGGTTTGATGGGGAACTTCGGCCAGGCCAACTACAGCTCGGCCAAGGCCGGCATTTACGGGTTCACCCGCACCGTTTCGATGGAAGGAATGAAATACGCCATCACCGTGAATGCGATCGCCCCCGCCGCCCTCACCCGGATGACATCGGACCTCGCGATGTTCCAGGGCGTCAGCGAGGAGGAGCTCGGCCCCCAACACATTACGCCCATCGTTCTTTTTCTCGCGTCGGATCTCTCCGCCGATATCACCGGAAAAATCTTCGGCACTCAGGGTCGGCATCTGTTCGAATACAAGATGGCCGTGTCCAACGGTGTCCGGAAGGATTCCGGTATCTGGTCAGCCCCGGAAATCCAGCAGAACATCAAGAAGATCATGATGGAGTAG